A genome region from Panicum virgatum strain AP13 chromosome 4K, P.virgatum_v5, whole genome shotgun sequence includes the following:
- the LOC120703523 gene encoding reticulon-like protein B2 — translation MADPAEETVAAPPPTPAAPAESVSDPPVQSPADAASPEKVSPPAPASAPETRSRGFRLLGEDTSVHKALGGGKTADVLLWKDKKTSAVVLGGATVIWILFEVLDYHLLTLISHVLIGVLAILFLWSKATTFIKKSPPDIPLVQIPEDLAVNVSRALCNDINRALHLFREIAMGHDLKKFLGVIVGLWILSGVGSCCDFLTLIYIAVLMLHTVPILYDKYQDKVDHFAGRAHTEARKQYEVLDAKVLSKIPRGPAKPKKQN, via the exons ATGGCCGATCCGGCTGAGGAgaccgtcgccgcgccgccgccgactccggCGGCCCCTGCCGAGAGCGTCTCAGACCCGCCGGTGCAGTCGCCTGCGGACGCTGCCTCGCCGGAGAAGGTGTCTCCCCCAGCCCCGGCGTCGGCACCGGAGACAAGGTCCCGGGGGTTTAGGCTTCTTGGAGAGGACACCTCCGTGCACAAGGCTCTTGGGGGCGGTAAAA CTGCTGATGTACTGTTATGGAAAGATAAGAAGACCTCTGCTGTAGTGCTAGGTGGCGCAACTGTCATCTGGATTCTGTTCGAAGTGCTTGATTACCATCTCCTGACTCTGATATCCCATGTGCTGATTGGTGTCCTGGCCATCCTGTTCCTGTGGTCCAAAGCCACCACCTTCATCAAGAA GAGCCCACCAGATATTCCCCTGGTGCAGATACCTGAAGATCTCGCTGTGAATGTTTCACGAGCGCTATGCAATGATATCAACAGAGCGCTTCACTTGTTCCGGGAGATTGCAATGGGGCATGATCTAAAGAAGTTTCTGGGA GTGATTGTGGGGCTTTGGATTCTCTCAGGAGTTGGAAGCTGCTGTGACTTCCTCACATTGATATACATAG CTGTCCTGATGCTCCACACGGTGCCGATCCTGTACGACAAGTACCAGGACAAGGTGGACCACTTCGCCGGGAGGGCGCACACGGAGGCCCGCAAGCAGTACGAGGTGCTGGACGCCAAGGTCCTGAGCAAGATCCCCAGGGGCCCGGCAAAACCCAAAAAGCAAAACTAG